The Pieris brassicae chromosome 6, ilPieBrab1.1, whole genome shotgun sequence genome window below encodes:
- the LOC123711091 gene encoding carboxypeptidase Q-like: protein MYSVGCFLILFIITISEPKSLLKTSDKCRALLGDDLINEISSYQNIKEDIFKYVLEGEFKSKTYDELEKFVDKFGSRMSGSQVLEDSIDYMIKLTQDEDLNDIVTEELEVPHWVREQEKITMLEPRSKNIAVLGLGRSISTPPEGVTSDVVVFSSFEEFDNAPIEDVEGKIVLFNAIYTTYGATASYRTQGAARAAEKGAVASLVRSITPFSINSPHTGSQYYSENVTKIPTAAITLEDADLINRFYNRGEKVVLNIKMQSSFETKTSRNTLIDLKGTKNPEKLVIVSGHIDSWDVGQGAMDDGGGLFVSWAAPIILKRLNLRPKRTVRAIFWTAEELGLIGASAYAEKHKNESHNINFIMESDEGTFAPRGLSVAGTQEARCIIAEILKLFESINASTLVETDSPGSDITVIVKEGVPGASLHNANENYFWFHHTEGDTMNVENPEELDLCTAFWTAVAYIIADISVDIPR from the exons ATGTATTCCGTCGGGTGCTTCCTTATActctttattattactataagtGAGCCAAAATCCCTACTGAAAACTTCTGATAAATGTCGGGCTCTTTTGGGCGATGATTTAATAAACGAGATATCATCTTACcaaaatataaaggaagatatattcaaatatgtaCTGGAAGGAGagtttaaaagtaaaacttaTGATGA actCGAGAAATTTGTCGACAAGTTTGGTTCTCGGATGTCGGGGTCGCAGGTGTTGGAAGATTCTATTGATTATATGATCAAGCTGACCCAGGATGAGGATTTGAATGATATAGTTACTGAGGAGCTGGAG GTTCCTCATTGGGTTAGAGAACAAGAAAAAATTACTATGTTGGAACCCAGGTCAAAGAATATTGCAGTATTAGGTCTTGGTAGAAGCATAAGCACTCCACCCGAAGGTGTAACATCTGACGTTGTCGTATTTTCCAGCTTCGAAGAGTTTGATAATGCTCCTATTGAAGATGTCGAAGGAAAAATAGTTCTGTTTAATGCAATCTATACCACATATGGCGCAACAGCGTCATATAGAACGCAAGGAGCTGCAAGGGCAGCTGAAAAGGGAGCTGTTGCATCATTAGTTAGATCGATAACCCCTTTTTCCATTAATTCACCCCATACTGGTTCACAGTATTATTCAGAAAATGTCACCAAAATCCCGACCGCGGCCATTACGTTAGAAGACGCAGATTtgataaatagattttataacaGAGGCGAGAAAGTTGTactcaatataaaaatgcaaaGCTCCTTTGAGACTAAAACATCTCGGAATACTCTTATAGACTTAAAAGGAACTAAGAACCCAGAAAAGCTTGTAATTGTTTCGGGTCACATTGATAGTTGGGATGTAGGCCAGGGTGCCATGGATGACGGTGGTGGCCTCTTTGTTAGTTGGGCTGCTcctattattttgaaaagattGAATTTAAGACCTAAAAGAACGGTTAGAGCTATATTTTGGACAGCTGAAGAATTGGGATTAATAGGTGCTTCTGCCTATGCCGAGAAACATAAAAACGAGAGCcacaatataaactttattatggAGTCTGATGAAGGAACATTTGCGCCACGAGGGCTTTCTGTGGCTGGAACTCAAGAGGCTCGTTGCATCATtgctgaaattttaaaattatttgaatctaTAAATGCTTCTACTCTCGTTGAAACTGATAGTCCTGGGTCTGATATAACTGTGATAGTAAAAGAGGGAGTCCCAGGAGCCAGTCTCCACAATGcaaatgaaaactacttttgGTTTCATCATACAGAAGGCGATACAATGAATGTCGAAAACCCTGAAGAACTTGATTTATGTACAGCATTTTGGACTGCGGTTGCCTACATTATAGCTGATATTTCTGTTGATATACCccgataa